In Burkholderia sp. WP9, a genomic segment contains:
- a CDS encoding DUF932 domain-containing protein gives MHLVQSMAYVNETPWHGLGNQLAANQPLEVWAQQAGMNWRIEETEVRFVSGNAGSNLGSIHAFPEQKVLYRSDNKMPLSVVSSRYQVVQPESILEFYRDLVDVGGYQLETAGVLKDGKKLWALARTGQCVSLKGKDTVNGYLLLSTSADGSMATTAQFTSIRVVCNNTLQIALGDSAGAVKVPHRSQFDAQAVKRQLGIAISSWDGFIARMKALSECKVNDTATEAFLRRVLTYPVGSGQPVPATNDSAIKAVQSLYAGKGMGATLASASGTAFGLLNAVTEYCDHHRRARSEDHRRDAAWFGTGATLKQKAWDEAMRLVA, from the coding sequence ATGCACCTTGTACAAAGCATGGCCTATGTCAACGAAACGCCTTGGCACGGCCTGGGCAATCAGCTTGCCGCCAATCAGCCTCTCGAAGTGTGGGCGCAGCAGGCCGGTATGAACTGGCGTATCGAGGAAACCGAAGTCCGCTTTGTCTCCGGCAACGCCGGTTCCAACCTGGGCTCAATCCACGCATTCCCCGAGCAAAAGGTGCTCTATCGTTCGGACAACAAGATGCCGCTCTCAGTTGTCTCGTCGCGCTATCAGGTCGTACAGCCCGAATCCATTTTGGAGTTCTACCGCGATCTCGTTGACGTGGGGGGCTACCAACTTGAGACCGCTGGGGTACTAAAAGACGGCAAGAAACTCTGGGCACTCGCCCGTACCGGCCAGTGCGTGTCGCTTAAAGGCAAGGACACCGTGAACGGCTATCTGTTGCTCTCGACGTCAGCGGACGGGTCGATGGCAACGACAGCTCAATTTACAAGCATTCGGGTCGTGTGTAACAACACCTTGCAAATCGCGCTCGGCGATTCGGCCGGGGCCGTGAAGGTGCCGCATCGTAGCCAGTTCGACGCACAGGCGGTCAAGCGCCAATTGGGTATCGCGATTTCCAGTTGGGACGGTTTCATCGCAAGGATGAAAGCCCTGTCCGAATGCAAGGTCAACGATACGGCTACGGAAGCATTCTTGCGTCGTGTGCTGACGTATCCGGTCGGCTCGGGTCAGCCGGTTCCGGCTACCAACGATTCCGCCATCAAGGCCGTACAGTCACTGTATGCCGGCAAGGGGATGGGAGCGACGCTTGCATCGGCATCCGGTACAGCCTTCGGACTTCTGAATGCAGTGACGGAGTATTGTGATCACCATCGACGCGCTCGCAGCGAAGATCATCGGCGCGATGCTGCATGGTTCGGTACGGGAGCCACCCTTAAGCAAAAAGCCTGGGACGAGGCCATGAGACTCGTCGCATGA
- a CDS encoding site-specific DNA-methyltransferase, whose amino-acid sequence MPALQWIGKEAVTQHHKDIPFRLIEPVPEISAGQEDTGNLVIRGDNLEALKALLPRYSGQVKCVYIDPPYNTGNEAWMYNDNVNSPEIRRWLGEVVGKEGETLDRHDRWLCMMYPRLLLLKQFLASDGVIFVSIGDDELHHLRALMDEIFGVKRRLTTFVWRTDGNFDNQAKIKNCHEYILAYAMSPELFPFPKLVDPSVGGNSKLNRDKIQNTIVKNGPKNPVSDVTLPAGFPASIECANISARTDKWPRYEHDVLIENGALVRAVVASSGWSSKDILLQFIQNGFEAVKDSKGQQTRFVLTHTGAIESIKERQAASHVISVISGVGSTQSQSAELEELGFKFPFPKPVDLLKYLFSMIDTTEGIFLDSFAGSGTTGHAVLKKNAEDGGKRRFILVELSEKIAQTVTAPRLKAICEGYRTSKGVDVPGLGGGFQFCHLSDRALFATDGAIRSDVTFDELAEFVWFVETGTGVGMTSQRPGQARSPLLGVFDGRAVFLFYNGILKDRSDAGGNVLNARTLAIMDEILPHFGGARVVYGARSRFDKSKLSQLNLTFNQLPYELAVKSWA is encoded by the coding sequence ATGCCAGCACTGCAGTGGATCGGCAAGGAAGCTGTCACTCAGCATCACAAAGACATACCCTTTCGGTTGATAGAGCCGGTACCGGAGATTTCCGCTGGCCAAGAAGACACCGGAAACCTAGTTATACGGGGCGACAATCTTGAAGCGCTCAAAGCGCTACTGCCGCGCTACTCGGGCCAGGTCAAGTGCGTCTACATCGATCCGCCTTACAACACAGGCAACGAAGCCTGGATGTACAACGATAACGTAAATAGTCCGGAGATTCGCCGGTGGCTGGGCGAAGTGGTGGGTAAAGAGGGCGAAACGTTAGATCGACACGATCGCTGGTTGTGCATGATGTATCCACGCTTGTTGTTATTGAAGCAGTTTCTCGCGTCTGATGGGGTGATTTTTGTTTCCATTGGCGACGACGAGCTGCATCACCTGCGCGCTTTGATGGATGAGATTTTCGGTGTCAAACGCCGCCTCACCACGTTCGTTTGGCGCACGGATGGAAACTTCGACAATCAGGCAAAGATCAAGAACTGTCACGAGTACATCCTTGCGTATGCGATGTCCCCTGAACTTTTTCCGTTCCCAAAACTTGTCGATCCATCCGTTGGTGGCAACAGCAAACTGAACCGGGATAAGATTCAGAACACTATCGTAAAGAACGGACCCAAAAATCCGGTTAGCGATGTGACATTGCCTGCTGGATTTCCGGCCAGTATTGAGTGTGCGAACATCTCAGCGCGTACGGATAAATGGCCGCGGTATGAGCATGACGTTTTAATTGAAAATGGCGCACTCGTTCGCGCGGTTGTTGCCTCTAGCGGGTGGTCGTCCAAGGATATTCTGCTTCAGTTCATCCAGAACGGATTCGAGGCGGTAAAAGATAGTAAAGGCCAACAGACGCGGTTCGTGTTGACCCACACCGGTGCTATTGAATCAATTAAGGAACGGCAGGCTGCGAGTCACGTAATCTCCGTCATCAGTGGGGTGGGTAGCACCCAATCACAGTCCGCGGAGCTCGAAGAGCTTGGATTCAAATTCCCATTTCCGAAGCCTGTCGATCTGCTGAAGTATCTGTTTTCCATGATCGATACGACCGAGGGTATTTTTCTGGACAGCTTTGCGGGATCTGGAACCACTGGCCATGCGGTCCTAAAAAAGAATGCCGAAGACGGTGGTAAGCGACGTTTCATCTTGGTTGAGCTTAGCGAGAAGATTGCGCAGACTGTCACCGCCCCGCGCCTAAAGGCTATCTGTGAGGGCTACAGGACGAGTAAGGGTGTCGATGTTCCTGGACTGGGCGGCGGCTTCCAGTTTTGCCACCTCTCGGATCGCGCATTGTTCGCCACAGATGGCGCGATACGGTCTGATGTGACATTCGATGAATTGGCCGAATTCGTGTGGTTCGTTGAGACAGGCACAGGCGTTGGTATGACGTCGCAGCGGCCCGGGCAAGCTCGCAGCCCCTTGCTGGGCGTCTTCGACGGGCGTGCGGTCTTCCTGTTCTACAACGGAATTCTCAAAGATCGGTCTGATGCCGGCGGTAATGTGTTGAATGCGAGAACACTCGCGATAATGGACGAGATATTGCCCCATTTCGGGGGAGCACGCGTCGTGTACGGCGCGCGCAGCCGGTTTGACAAATCGAAGCTCTCGCAGCTAAACCTCACCTTTAATCAGCTTCCCTACGAACTGGCGGTTAAATCATGGGCTTGA
- a CDS encoding DEAD/DEAH box helicase family protein — protein MGLKDYQTKLLEAFETFLARTRELKSPAAAFAESTLAHFGHALPYHPLPGADAVPYVCLRVPTGGGKTRIAGQAIAKVNKAFLATENSLVLWLVPSEPIREQTLRALKTKGELLNEDMCALFGRVNVLDVEEALAMTAPTLNAANTIVVATMQSFKRDTADGLRVYRQNGALLSHFEGLSGPQMGERSLADVIRLRRPFIVVDEAHNQGTPLAVDTLVRLNPSCVLELTATPDRASQPSNVLRSVSASTLQAEDMLKLPLELATHPEWRVSLSEAIGRLRSLEREAGEEVKLTGEVIHPVVMLIQAERKDARSETFTPERVKRHLVDDFNVAPETIAIATGALDELSGRQLSDADYPQFIITVDKLREGWDCPFAYILFSFRNTTSATAVEQVLGRILRMPHVSRKKREALNRSYAYVVSGELASTVQGLRDGLVQSGFERLETKDLIRGPSDSGKIDDLFAGHKDLIVALPEIGNALVLPDEGAIAALPKNVREKLEISPESGTLTIKGGADEAEIRKISETFRQPEAARVVRQQLDAEIAAQMARFSRGETPAERGITATVPLLGITQHGFFDVFNETPLLDADWEISDFDPKLTESEFAHDVEAMRRAALSISQLEKIECDVFDRLDSQLALFGREQGWSPTDLVHWLDRNLYFPYSDQGEKAAWLNAAVSYLTATRTFSIDELAYRKFRLRGALERKMVAGLVLAKQRVFEGLFGDESSFDVRDEHCVELRPGRYAYDTPYVGLLPLKRHFFPVIGNLKPSGEEFECAEKIANELDGVEWWVRNVEKKPSSFWLQTASDRFYPDFIVRLQSGVTLAVEYKGSHIADGTDSKEKKRIGDLWARRSQGRCKFVWVENRDWGVLKAAIR, from the coding sequence ATGGGCTTGAAGGACTATCAGACTAAACTGCTGGAAGCGTTCGAGACATTCTTGGCACGCACGCGCGAGCTAAAGAGTCCTGCTGCGGCGTTCGCAGAGAGCACTCTTGCGCACTTCGGGCATGCGTTGCCGTATCACCCGTTACCAGGTGCCGATGCTGTACCGTATGTTTGTCTTCGTGTTCCGACTGGGGGAGGGAAGACGCGCATAGCCGGTCAGGCGATTGCGAAGGTGAATAAGGCATTTTTAGCAACTGAAAATTCGCTCGTCTTGTGGCTTGTGCCGTCAGAGCCGATCCGGGAGCAGACATTACGCGCCCTTAAAACGAAAGGTGAGCTGCTTAATGAAGACATGTGCGCGCTATTCGGGAGAGTGAATGTCCTTGACGTAGAGGAGGCACTGGCAATGACAGCGCCCACTCTGAATGCAGCGAACACGATTGTCGTGGCGACCATGCAGAGTTTCAAGCGTGACACAGCCGATGGTCTGCGCGTGTACCGCCAAAATGGCGCACTGTTGTCGCATTTTGAAGGCTTATCTGGCCCGCAAATGGGTGAGCGTTCTCTTGCTGACGTAATCCGGTTGCGGCGTCCGTTCATCGTCGTCGACGAGGCGCATAACCAGGGCACGCCATTGGCCGTTGACACTCTCGTTCGGCTCAATCCTTCATGTGTTTTGGAGCTGACGGCGACGCCTGATCGAGCGAGCCAGCCGTCGAATGTTTTGCGTAGCGTTTCCGCATCGACCCTTCAAGCTGAAGACATGTTGAAGCTTCCGCTGGAATTGGCAACGCATCCTGAATGGCGGGTTTCGTTGTCCGAAGCCATCGGCCGTCTGCGATCGCTTGAGAGAGAGGCGGGCGAGGAAGTCAAGCTGACTGGTGAAGTTATACATCCGGTAGTTATGCTAATTCAAGCAGAACGCAAGGACGCGCGAAGTGAGACGTTCACCCCGGAACGGGTGAAGCGCCACTTGGTCGACGACTTTAACGTGGCACCCGAGACGATAGCCATCGCCACGGGTGCGCTTGATGAACTGTCAGGGCGACAACTGAGCGATGCGGACTACCCTCAGTTCATCATCACTGTCGACAAACTTCGTGAGGGGTGGGATTGTCCGTTTGCCTACATCCTGTTTTCATTTCGCAACACAACTTCCGCGACGGCGGTGGAGCAGGTGCTCGGTCGAATTTTGCGCATGCCGCACGTTAGCCGAAAAAAGCGAGAGGCACTCAACCGCAGCTACGCGTATGTTGTCTCAGGCGAATTGGCATCTACGGTGCAAGGTCTGCGAGATGGGCTTGTGCAGAGTGGTTTTGAGCGTCTAGAAACCAAGGATCTGATTCGAGGACCTAGCGATAGTGGAAAGATTGATGATTTATTCGCAGGCCATAAAGATCTCATCGTCGCACTGCCGGAAATTGGCAACGCGCTCGTCCTTCCCGATGAAGGTGCCATCGCCGCATTGCCCAAAAACGTACGGGAGAAACTCGAAATTTCTCCTGAATCGGGAACGCTTACAATCAAAGGCGGGGCTGACGAAGCAGAAATTAGAAAGATCTCTGAGACCTTTCGCCAGCCCGAGGCGGCAAGAGTTGTACGACAGCAGTTGGATGCCGAGATCGCCGCGCAGATGGCGCGTTTTTCCCGTGGCGAAACACCAGCTGAACGTGGCATAACGGCGACGGTACCTCTTCTCGGAATCACCCAGCACGGGTTCTTCGACGTGTTCAACGAGACGCCATTGCTTGATGCGGATTGGGAGATATCTGACTTTGATCCCAAACTGACTGAAAGCGAGTTTGCGCATGATGTCGAGGCCATGCGTCGTGCGGCTTTGTCGATTTCTCAACTTGAAAAAATCGAATGTGACGTGTTCGATAGGCTCGATAGTCAGCTCGCCCTGTTCGGCCGCGAACAAGGTTGGTCGCCGACGGACCTTGTTCATTGGTTGGACCGCAATCTGTATTTCCCGTACTCCGACCAAGGGGAAAAAGCTGCGTGGCTTAACGCTGCGGTTTCATATTTGACGGCGACTCGTACCTTTAGTATCGACGAGCTCGCATATCGCAAATTTCGTCTTCGTGGCGCACTTGAAAGGAAGATGGTTGCCGGTTTGGTGCTTGCCAAGCAACGCGTATTCGAGGGCCTATTTGGCGATGAGAGTTCGTTCGACGTTCGCGACGAGCATTGCGTCGAATTAAGGCCGGGACGCTACGCGTATGACACTCCGTATGTGGGACTGCTGCCTCTGAAGCGCCACTTTTTCCCCGTCATCGGCAACCTGAAACCAAGTGGCGAAGAGTTTGAGTGCGCGGAAAAAATCGCCAACGAGCTGGACGGTGTTGAATGGTGGGTGCGCAACGTGGAGAAAAAGCCGAGCTCCTTCTGGCTACAAACTGCCTCCGACCGGTTCTATCCCGATTTTATCGTCCGGCTACAGTCGGGTGTGACATTGGCAGTTGAGTACAAAGGTAGCCATATTGCTGACGGTACGGACAGTAAGGAAAAGAAGCGTATCGGGGATCTGTGGGCGCGACGCAGTCAGGGGCGATGTAAGTTTGTATGGGTAGAAAACCGCGATTGGGGCGTGCTCAAAGCAGCGATTCGCTAA
- a CDS encoding TIGR04141 family sporadically distributed protein has translation MMAGAMMREHQSKREHLTIYLVRDVKLKDDQIVKTDRAKPPIDLKISEGNARLYAKKTSRPKLPDWAPFLVRNQEVPPDLFEGNRSEGAVLLVRHAGAVFALSFGMGHHLINLDLADRDFGLRVTLNSIDPQKLRSLDKASHEVNPLHIRSQSSRDADIFDLNIDPELDMVHAVTGTSEVALFGEHISGRDALTINPPATLDDLPKILAEALAHRDKPLPERFAWIDNVHRVRDSTMIECLDDALTDALQSDPRPENLWLGEPEIVDWEKQTGYSFDQRSKTAHHRTLQLDQLIDYIADHGGKPNATLLRSISVHVNDANYQSIKSWAAYRCLYAELPMGDETFILRNGLWYEVSRKFVDEIDAHFRRLEVDPAKMPFYQHANEGLYNASVATENSGYELLDKKNISFGNGYDKIEFCDLVRDGRDLIHVKLYRSSATLSHLFAQGSVSAETFMRHEEFRVKLNEKLPASIKLDDPLARPKAENYRIVYAIATTKDLPKDLPFFSKITLKNAIIGLNGLGFGVALARIDVDPVFLKTANYKPARNAAGASKLARKPRQTAQRGGIHAPPATPPSA, from the coding sequence ATGATGGCGGGGGCGATGATGAGAGAGCATCAATCCAAACGAGAGCATCTTACGATCTATCTGGTCAGGGATGTGAAGCTGAAAGACGACCAAATCGTCAAAACCGACCGAGCAAAGCCGCCTATTGACTTGAAAATTAGCGAGGGAAACGCCCGCCTTTACGCCAAGAAAACCTCGCGTCCGAAATTGCCAGACTGGGCTCCGTTTCTCGTCCGCAACCAAGAGGTGCCGCCCGATCTTTTCGAGGGTAACCGGTCGGAGGGAGCCGTCCTGCTGGTCCGGCATGCCGGCGCGGTGTTCGCGCTCTCGTTCGGGATGGGGCACCACCTCATCAACCTTGACCTCGCCGATCGCGACTTCGGCTTGCGTGTGACGCTCAATTCGATTGACCCGCAAAAGCTGCGCAGCCTCGACAAGGCGAGCCACGAGGTCAATCCGTTGCACATACGGAGCCAAAGCTCGCGAGACGCCGATATATTCGATTTGAATATCGACCCCGAGCTCGACATGGTCCATGCGGTCACAGGAACATCTGAGGTCGCGCTCTTCGGCGAGCACATTAGCGGTCGCGACGCGCTGACCATCAATCCACCAGCGACTCTCGACGACCTACCAAAGATTCTGGCCGAGGCACTGGCCCACCGGGACAAGCCGCTCCCCGAGCGATTCGCCTGGATAGACAATGTTCATCGAGTGCGCGACTCAACGATGATCGAATGCCTCGACGACGCACTCACCGACGCCCTGCAATCCGATCCCCGACCGGAGAACCTCTGGCTTGGGGAACCAGAGATTGTCGATTGGGAAAAGCAGACCGGCTACTCGTTCGACCAGCGGTCCAAGACAGCGCACCACCGCACGCTCCAACTCGACCAGTTGATCGACTACATCGCCGACCATGGCGGCAAACCTAACGCGACACTGCTCCGATCCATCTCCGTCCACGTGAACGATGCAAACTACCAGTCGATCAAAAGCTGGGCGGCCTATCGGTGCCTATACGCGGAACTCCCCATGGGCGACGAGACCTTCATTCTACGCAACGGCCTGTGGTATGAAGTCAGCCGCAAGTTCGTCGATGAGATAGACGCTCACTTCAGGCGGCTCGAAGTTGACCCGGCGAAGATGCCCTTCTACCAACACGCCAATGAAGGGCTATATAACGCGAGCGTCGCAACGGAAAACTCCGGATACGAACTGCTCGACAAGAAAAACATTTCGTTTGGCAACGGTTACGACAAGATCGAATTTTGCGACCTCGTGCGCGACGGACGCGATCTCATCCACGTGAAGCTCTATAGGAGCTCAGCCACGCTCAGCCACCTCTTCGCCCAAGGAAGCGTATCGGCCGAGACCTTCATGCGCCATGAGGAGTTTCGGGTCAAGCTCAACGAAAAGCTCCCCGCCAGCATCAAGCTCGACGACCCTCTCGCGCGTCCTAAGGCCGAGAACTACCGGATCGTCTACGCCATCGCAACCACGAAGGATCTTCCAAAAGATCTGCCGTTCTTTTCGAAGATCACGCTCAAGAACGCCATCATCGGCTTGAACGGGCTTGGCTTCGGAGTCGCGTTAGCACGCATCGATGTCGATCCAGTCTTCCTGAAAACCGCCAACTATAAGCCCGCTAGAAATGCAGCCGGAGCGTCGAAGCTGGCAAGGAAGCCGAGACAGACAGCACAACGCGGCGGCATTCATGCCCCACCCGCAACGCCGCCCTCCGCATGA